In Pieris napi chromosome 2, ilPieNapi1.2, whole genome shotgun sequence, the following proteins share a genomic window:
- the LOC125056813 gene encoding vesicle transport protein USE1: MAIQRDPRIENCTIPIKSRTEVNVRILLNKCEQIAKDEQLDSNSRLKQYVQNLESMINELKAECPEKPAKELPDYVKRVTFLKGLIQTATLNSPIEKLEAVQLLSHGAATMSVDASAQEIHQKTVSKYGLELRSELFGPEDSDDTLRRRNIIKAPNFTRNSSSQEDIDSLLKYHQNMQEKVAENMVLLTKSLKEQSQIASKIIKGDTEALKKSSSLTDNNLTSLKVESERLQVHSRSAWKCWLWLMLAVVMAIFINMVLFMKVMKKRKIDL, from the exons ATGGCAATTCAACGTGATCCACGTATAGAAAACTGTACTATTCCAATAAAAAGTAGAACCGAAGTCAATGTTCGTATTCTACTTAATAAATGTGAACAAATAGCAAAAGATGAGCAATTGGATTCTAATTCACGACTAAAACAATATGTTCAAAACCTGGAAAGTATGATCAATGAACTGAAAGCCGAATGTCCAGA aaAACCCGCCAAAGAATTGCCAGACTATGTCAAAAGAGTAACATTTTTGAAAGGGTTGATACAAACTGCAACTTTAAACAGTCCAATAGAAaag CTAGAAGCTGTCCAGTTGCTTTCTCATGGGGCAGCCACTATGTCAGTTGATGCTTCTGCACAAGAAATTCATCAGAAAACGGTATCTAAGTATGGTCTTGAGTTGCGGTCTGAATTGTTTGGGCCAG aagATAGTGATGACACATTAAGAAGgcgaaatattattaaggcTCCAAACTTTACAAGAAATAGCAGTAGTCAAGAGGATATTGActcacttttaaaatatcatcaaAATATGCAAGAAAAAGTTGCTGAAAACATGGTTTTACTCACTAAGAGTTTGAAGGAACAATCACAGATTGCCAGTAAAATTATCAAAGGTGACACAGAG GCATTGAAAAAATCGTCTAGTCTAACGGACAATAACCTAACATCATTAAAAGTGGAGTCTGAAAGACTTCAGGTGCACAGTAGGAGTGCATGGAAGTGTTGGCTGTGGTTGATGCTGGCTGTTGTTATGgctatatttataa ATATGGTCCTCTTCATGAAAGTGatgaagaaaagaaaaattgaTCTATAA
- the LOC125056789 gene encoding peptidyl-alpha-hydroxyglycine alpha-amidating lyase 2-like gives MFHISQISSKMLSRLLFFMCVYSVSCEPETVRDNFDYFSYGNEENVLKNLDLHTPKDEIVLRPQEVKDWPQQSLNVGQITAVSINSLGQPVMFHRAERIWDESTFNESNVYQNLDKGPIIEDTILVLEPQTGSVLHSWGAYAFYMPHGLTVDHHDNVWVTDVAKHQVFKYTPNNHKYPSLTIGEAFTAGYPYRRRVLLCMPTSVAIATTGEIFVADGYCNNQILKFNAAGTLLFAIPAFSDTLTLNLPHSVTLLEHLDIVCVADRENMRIVCPQAGLKSYAKMLEPATVIEDPTLGRVFAVTSHGDIIYAVNGPTAQNIAVRGFTVNAVSGRILDSWEPSTGFTNPHSLAVTRNGSHLYVTEIGPNKIWKFELTDVYDK, from the exons ATGTTCCACATCAGCCAAATCAGTTCCAAAATGCTGTCCaggcttttgttttttatgtgcGTGTATAGCGTCAGCTGTGAACCAGAAACTGTGAGGGATAACTTCGACTATTTCAGTTATGGTAACGAAGAGAATGTTTTGAAGAACTTGGATTTACACACG CCCAAAGATGAAATAGTTCTCAGACCTCAAGAGGTCAAGGACTGGCCTCAACAGTCTCTGAATGTGGGACAAATTACCGCGGTCTCCATTAATTCTTTGGGGCAGCCTGTTATGTTTCATAGGGCCGAAAGAATCTGGGATGAAAG TACATTCAATGAATCAAACGTTTACCAGAACCTGGATAAAGGACCAATTATCGAAGATACAATTTTAGTACTTGAACCTCAAACAGGTTCTGTTTTACATAGTTGGGGTGCTTACGCATTTTACATGCCCCATGGATTAACTGTAGATCACCACGACAATGTATGGGTAACAGACGTTGCTAAACATCAAGTATTCAAG TATACGCCTAATAACCACAAATATCCCAGCCTTACGATTGGAGAAGCATTCACAGCAGGCTATCCGTACAGACGAAGGGTACTTCTATGCATGCCAACGTCCGTTGCCATAGCGACCACTGGCGAAATATTTGTAGCCGATGGGTACTGCAACAATCAAATACTAAAGTTCAATGCCGCGGGAACTCTCCTCTTCGCTATACCAGCCTTCTCAGACACGCTGACTTTAAATTTGCCACACAGTGTCACGTTACTGGAGCACTTGGATATAGTGTGCGTAGCTGATCGAGAGAATATGCGCATTGTCTGCCCTCAAGCTGGGCTGAAGAGCTACGCCAAAATGCTGGAGCCCGCAACGGTTATAGAAGACCCGACCTTGGGTAGAGTGTTCGCTGTGACGTCACATGGTGATATCATCTATGCGGTGAATGGGCCGACTGCTCAAAACATTGCGGTGCGAGGTTTTACTGTTAACGCCGTTAGCGGCCGAATTTTGGATTCTTGGGAACCGAGCAcg GGCTTCACAAATCCACATTCCCTGGCGGTGACTCGGAACGGATCACATCTGTATGTAACCGAAATCGGTCCTAACAAAATATGGAAGTTCGAGTTAACAGATGTCTACGACAAGTAA
- the LOC125061544 gene encoding uncharacterized protein LOC125061544, with amino-acid sequence MDRPSTSHQSIQKVEMFEVREHVPYQAEVTRAPAAYDEESGELYESSWKSAWTAICQLVNLLQHMQIAIVVFSVWRYALTSQADGSITNLQLHIVFAGTGYQLFLVESILTLHKHNTWSAQLSMDSKRIVHGCFQILGALFVLAGTFLGLSQVNMQISSAHAICGVVALAFTMLSFVSGIIALFSSKVRLLLKSNPVKIFHVAVGMFALSMGLITMILGFNSVRFSTTQGSLATALITFVVITLVYTLVQPIVDLISTTRKTL; translated from the exons ATGGACCGGCCGAGTACAAGTCACCAATCTATACAGAAGGTGGAGATGTTCGAAGTACGTGAGCACGTGCCTTATCAGGCGGAGGTGACCAGGGCACCAGCAGCGTACGACGAAGAGAGTGGGGAACTATATGAGTCCTCCTGGAAGTCGGCGTGGACTGCGATATGCCAGCTCGTGAATCTTTTGCAGCATATGCAGATTGCTATTGTGGTGTTCTCGGTTTGGCGGTACGCTTTGACTTCGCAAGCAGATGGATCGATCACGAATTTACAGCTGCATATCGTGTTTGCTGGTACAGGT TATCAACTATTTCTGGTAGAATCGATACTAACTCTTCATAAGCATAACACATGGTCAGCCCAACTGAGCATGGACAGTAAAAGAATCGTGCACGGGTGTTTTCAAATCCTAGGAGCATTGTTTGTTCTTGCTGGAACATTCCTTGGTCTCTCTCAAGTAAACATGCAGATTAGTTCAGCACACGCCATTTGCG GAGTCGTAGCTCTCGCCTTCACAATGTTGAGCTTTGTGTCCGGAATCATCGCGTTATTCTCTTCCAAGGTTCGTCTCCTCCTGAAAAGTAATCCCGTGAAGATATTTCACGTGGCGGTTGGAATGTTTGCATTAAGTATGGGCCTCATTACCATGATCTTAGGGTTTAATAGTGTGAGGTTTTCTACAACTCAGGGGTCTTTGGCCACAGCCCTCATCACCTTTGTAGTGATAACGTTGGTATACACTCTGGTGCAACCCATTGTAGACCTGATATCAACCACCAGAAAGACGCTATGA
- the LOC125061810 gene encoding proteasome subunit alpha type-4, producing the protein MARRYDTRTTIFSPEGRLYQVEYAMEAISHAGTSLGILATDGILLAAERRNTNKLLDEVFFSEKIYKLNEDMVCSVAGITSDANVLTNELRLIAQRYLLQYGESIPCEQLVSWLCDVKQAYTQYGGKRPFGVSILYMGWDKHYGYQLYQSDPSGNYGGWKATCIGNNSAAAVSSLKQEYKENETTLAEAQALAVKVLSKTLDMTKLTPEKVEMATLTRKDDKTIIRILTSSEVEKLISNFEKSEAAAEAAKKQAPKS; encoded by the exons ATG GCTCGTCGTTATGATACTCGGACTACTATATTTTCGCCCGAAG GGCGCCTTTACCAGGTTGAGTATGCTATGGAAGCTATCAGTCATGCTGGAACTTCACTCGGTATCTTAGCTACTGATGGTATCCTCTTAGCAGCAGAGAGAAGAAATACTAACAAACTTCTTGATGAAGTATTCTTTTCTGAAAAGATCTATAAGCTTAATGAAGATATGGTGTGTTCAGTTGCTGGTATAACATCTGATGCTAATGTGTTAACAAATGAGCTAAGACTGATAGCTCAAAGATATCTGCTACAGTATGGTGAATCTATTCCCTGTGAACAACTAGTGTCATGGCTTTGTGATGTAAAACAAGCATACACTCAATATGGAG GTAAAAGACCATTTGGTGTGTCTATTCTATACATGGGCTGGGATAAGCATTATGGCTATCAGTTATATCAATCGGACCCCAGTGGTAACTATGGTGGCTGGAAAGCAACATGTATAGGCAACAACAGTGCT gCTGCTGTGTCAAGTCTTAAACAGGAGTATAAAGAGAATGAAACAACCCTTGCTGAAGCTCAAGCACTAGCTGTCAAAGTTCTTAGCAAAACACTTGATATGACAAAACTGACGCCcgaaaaag TTGAAATGGCCACTCTCACACGTAAAGATGACAAAACCATAATCAGAATTTTAACAAGCAGTGAAGTGGAAAAACTTATTTCCAATTTTGAAAAGAGCGAAGCTGCCGCTGAAGCTGCGAAGAAGCAAGCTccaaaatcataa